In a genomic window of Armatimonadota bacterium:
- a CDS encoding N-acetylmuramoyl-L-alanine amidase: MKKVLTIALMTAFVLSAGFAFGGVAGQKICIDPGHGGSDPGAVGNGLQEKTINLDIGNRMNSLFVLDGASTKRTRSTDVYVSLQGRCDISNNFGANRFICTHCNAGGGYGTETFSYSSSGTAADLRNRVNPEIVSHMGTYNRGVKTANFYVLVNTVAPAILGEVAFIDNAGDAAKLGNASYRQEAARAYLHGTQSHYGETPHDPATVADIIIDNTSGSFSCSANWSTGTSSTDKYGTSYRFRSTAAVSDAASFTPNITASGSWTVYAWWPQGTNRSPSAPYLVTNTGGTTTVSVNQQVNGGKWNSLGAFNLGTGTGYPTKLSCWTGSGYVVVADAVKWHKN; this comes from the coding sequence ATGAAGAAGGTACTCACAATCGCTCTGATGACGGCGTTTGTTCTGTCCGCCGGCTTCGCCTTCGGCGGGGTGGCGGGGCAGAAGATCTGCATCGACCCGGGCCACGGCGGGTCCGATCCGGGCGCGGTTGGCAACGGCCTTCAGGAGAAGACGATCAACCTCGACATCGGCAACAGAATGAACAGCCTCTTCGTTCTGGACGGCGCCAGCACGAAGAGGACCCGTTCGACCGACGTGTACGTCTCGCTCCAGGGACGCTGCGACATTTCGAACAACTTCGGCGCTAACAGATTCATATGCACCCACTGCAACGCGGGCGGCGGCTACGGCACGGAGACGTTCTCGTACTCGTCGTCCGGGACTGCAGCGGATCTGCGAAACAGGGTCAATCCCGAGATCGTCTCGCACATGGGGACCTACAACCGCGGCGTCAAGACCGCCAACTTCTACGTGCTGGTCAACACCGTCGCGCCGGCGATCCTGGGAGAGGTGGCATTCATAGACAATGCCGGGGACGCAGCGAAACTGGGCAACGCCAGCTACCGTCAGGAGGCTGCACGCGCCTACCTTCACGGCACTCAGAGCCACTACGGCGAGACCCCGCACGACCCGGCCACGGTTGCTGACATCATCATTGACAACACCAGCGGGTCGTTCTCGTGCAGCGCCAACTGGTCGACCGGCACCTCCTCGACCGACAAGTACGGTACGAGTTACAGGTTCCGCAGCACCGCGGCCGTCTCCGACGCAGCGTCGTTCACGCCGAACATCACAGCGTCGGGCTCCTGGACGGTCTACGCATGGTGGCCGCAGGGGACGAACCGCTCGCCGTCCGCGCCTTACCTGGTGACCAACACCGGCGGAACGACTACCGTCTCGGTCAACCAGCAGGTGAACGGCGGGAAGTGGAACAGCCTCGGCGCGTTCAACCTCGGGACCGGGACCGGCTACCCGACGAAGCTCTCCTGCTGGACAGGAAGCGGATACGTCGTGGTCGCCGACGCGGTCAAGTGGCACAAGAACTGA
- a CDS encoding family 10 glycosylhydrolase has product MSDTKWAVILLLALALACAAAPAGAAEHRAFWVDAWGSGYENPTATTAMLDYAAACNANTVIVEMRKRGDAYYTSSYEPTGINVTPQAGYDCLADIVAKAHARGLEVHAWVVVGRVWTSQTPPATTVPNHVFNTHPEWFSLTDTGAMFDGSNMSYLDFGHPEVENWHTNVFMEIINNYDIDGFCLDYIRYPGTTWGYNPTSVARYNAEYGLSGQPSSGDAQWSNWRRDQVTNLVKRMYLEAKAVKPTIKMGAAIWNSSTTGSNTYFQNWDLWMQKHYLDYGSPMAYTATNSTFNGWVDTYANQQYGHHIYVAQGSYLNTVSNSMTQIAYAQAKPLPGVQAYSYRVTNSGTVDRDAFKAALLAGPFATPQAVPTMSWIASPTLGFLKGTVKNSSGAVVYPATVTVSTQSAKNSGTGFYGFVDLAPGTYTVTASAAGYTNGTGQVTITAGQVATLNLVVGTDAAPPMISGVGATDVQATNAKIQWATDEAATSQVEYGPTTSYGSLTTENPALVTSHTVQLTGLTASTLYHYRVKSKDGAGNQAVSGDYTFTTAAGDTVADIIIDNPACTLSGAWTTGTAATDKYGSDYYYCTTATSETKWARWTPSILTAGSYDTYCWYPQGSNRSTKAPYTVYWNGGSQTVNVNQQTGGGQWNLLAAAKPFAVGTAGYIKLGNGTNETSLNVMADAVKFVYCAPDTQAPTVPTGLTATAVSQTQINLTWNASTDNVGVAGYKVFRGGSQIGTSGTTSYSDTTCSPSTTYTYTVSAYDAAANESAQSGPAQATTPGGVQVKNYAPTSITRTRGTVVSGGVGNLAANDSSYYVLNAARVSKNYLVDWYAAVTISEAPASVSKLTLTFDGKLSASLNQKLYAYNWTTSSWVQIDSRTVGTTDTTVNWTTTSPAAYISSTGGIRLRQYVTRTSSYSSSSDFVRFTVEYQ; this is encoded by the coding sequence ATGTCGGACACGAAATGGGCAGTGATTCTTCTGCTCGCGCTGGCTCTCGCGTGCGCTGCCGCACCCGCAGGAGCCGCCGAGCACCGGGCGTTCTGGGTAGACGCCTGGGGGTCGGGCTATGAAAACCCGACGGCGACCACCGCCATGCTCGACTACGCAGCGGCGTGCAACGCCAACACCGTCATCGTCGAGATGCGCAAGCGAGGTGACGCTTACTACACCTCGTCGTACGAGCCGACGGGGATCAACGTCACGCCGCAAGCAGGTTACGACTGCCTGGCGGACATCGTGGCGAAGGCCCATGCGCGGGGGTTGGAGGTCCACGCATGGGTGGTGGTCGGACGCGTATGGACCAGCCAGACTCCTCCCGCGACCACAGTACCCAACCACGTCTTCAACACGCACCCGGAGTGGTTCTCCCTCACCGACACCGGCGCGATGTTCGACGGGAGCAACATGAGCTACCTGGACTTCGGGCACCCGGAAGTCGAGAACTGGCACACCAACGTGTTCATGGAGATCATCAACAACTACGACATTGACGGTTTCTGCCTTGACTACATCCGCTACCCGGGCACGACTTGGGGCTACAACCCCACCTCCGTGGCTCGATACAACGCGGAGTACGGTCTCTCGGGACAGCCTTCGAGCGGCGACGCTCAGTGGTCCAACTGGAGGCGCGACCAGGTGACAAACCTGGTCAAGAGAATGTACCTTGAGGCCAAGGCGGTCAAGCCGACCATCAAGATGGGCGCCGCGATATGGAACTCCTCGACCACGGGCAGCAACACCTACTTCCAGAACTGGGACCTCTGGATGCAGAAGCACTACCTGGACTACGGAAGCCCGATGGCCTACACGGCCACAAACAGCACCTTCAACGGCTGGGTCGACACGTACGCCAACCAGCAGTACGGCCATCACATCTACGTTGCCCAGGGGTCGTACCTGAACACGGTCTCCAACTCCATGACGCAGATCGCCTACGCGCAGGCCAAGCCGCTGCCGGGCGTACAGGCTTACAGCTACAGGGTGACGAACAGCGGCACCGTAGACAGGGACGCCTTCAAGGCCGCGCTGCTGGCGGGCCCGTTTGCGACTCCGCAGGCAGTGCCGACCATGAGCTGGATAGCCAGCCCGACCCTCGGGTTCCTGAAGGGGACGGTCAAGAACTCCTCCGGCGCGGTCGTCTACCCGGCGACCGTGACGGTGTCCACCCAGTCCGCGAAGAACAGCGGCACGGGGTTCTACGGCTTCGTGGACCTTGCCCCCGGAACGTATACCGTGACGGCTTCGGCGGCAGGCTATACGAACGGCACCGGTCAAGTCACGATCACGGCCGGGCAGGTTGCGACTCTCAACCTCGTTGTCGGAACGGACGCCGCGCCCCCGATGATCTCGGGTGTAGGGGCGACTGACGTGCAGGCGACGAACGCCAAGATTCAGTGGGCGACCGACGAGGCCGCGACAAGCCAGGTGGAGTATGGGCCGACCACATCTTACGGCAGTCTGACCACCGAGAATCCCGCGCTAGTCACTTCTCACACGGTACAGCTAACCGGCCTGACCGCGAGCACGCTCTATCACTATCGCGTCAAGTCGAAGGACGGCGCCGGCAACCAGGCCGTGTCGGGCGACTACACGTTCACGACCGCCGCCGGCGACACCGTCGCCGACATCATCATAGACAACCCGGCCTGCACGCTCTCCGGGGCGTGGACCACGGGTACTGCCGCAACTGACAAGTACGGCAGCGACTACTATTACTGCACCACGGCCACCAGCGAGACGAAGTGGGCGAGATGGACGCCGAGCATCCTCACGGCGGGCAGCTACGACACGTACTGCTGGTACCCGCAGGGGAGCAACCGCTCGACCAAGGCCCCATACACGGTCTACTGGAACGGCGGCAGCCAAACTGTGAACGTGAACCAGCAGACAGGAGGCGGGCAGTGGAATCTCCTCGCCGCCGCCAAGCCGTTTGCAGTCGGCACCGCAGGATACATAAAACTCGGAAACGGGACCAACGAGACGTCGCTGAACGTCATGGCCGACGCGGTGAAGTTCGTCTACTGCGCGCCCGACACGCAGGCCCCTACGGTTCCGACCGGCCTCACGGCCACTGCGGTCTCGCAGACCCAGATCAACCTGACCTGGAACGCTTCGACCGACAACGTCGGAGTGGCGGGGTACAAGGTCTTCCGCGGAGGGTCGCAGATCGGCACGAGTGGGACCACCAGCTACTCCGACACCACTTGTTCGCCGAGCACGACCTACACCTACACGGTGAGCGCGTACGATGCGGCGGCTAACGAATCTGCACAGAGCGGCCCGGCCCAGGCGACGACTCCAGGCGGCGTGCAGGTGAAGAACTATGCCCCGACATCCATCACGAGAACCAGGGGTACCGTGGTGTCCGGAGGAGTCGGCAATCTCGCGGCCAACGACTCGTCGTACTACGTCCTCAACGCGGCCAGGGTCAGCAAGAACTACCTGGTCGACTGGTACGCCGCGGTGACGATATCGGAGGCCCCGGCGAGTGTCAGCAAGCTGACGCTGACCTTCGACGGCAAGCTCTCCGCTTCGCTCAATCAGAAGCTCTACGCGTACAACTGGACCACGTCTTCGTGGGTGCAGATAGACAGCCGCACGGTGGGCACGACCGACACTACCGTGAACTGGACCACCACCTCGCCCGCGGCCTACATCTCTTCGACCGGAGGAATCAGGCTGAGACAGTACGTGACGAGGACCTCGAGCTACTCGAGCTCGAGCGACTTCGTCCGATTCACAGTGGAGTACCAATAG
- a CDS encoding kinase, with amino-acid sequence MSYVIGVDAGGSKSFCLAADMDGTIVGFGKAGPGSYEVVGLQTAKVNILKCVERALRQGGPEKSDVRHGVFALAGADFYPEDFEMLTEAMEDLHVARECTVKNDSIAGLRAGVTRPYGVCVIMGSGFNGAGIGLDGREVRYISEGFLYGDVGGGHTIAREVLHHAYRSWDGRGRKTVLEQKVLEFFGYEDLYELARYLYYNREPHQRIPGLCPICFEAAFDGDEVARELIVRFGREAGVSANALIRKLDLCEEELEVVLAGSVFKGKGPLLIETVKQTILPVAPKARVITPRYEPVVGALLLALDAAGVEITGQIEARLDATLPAECLRERPPSAA; translated from the coding sequence GTGAGTTACGTCATCGGCGTTGATGCGGGAGGCAGCAAGTCGTTCTGCCTTGCGGCCGACATGGACGGCACGATCGTCGGGTTCGGAAAGGCCGGACCGGGCAGCTACGAAGTCGTCGGCCTGCAGACCGCGAAGGTGAACATACTGAAGTGCGTCGAGCGGGCCCTCCGTCAGGGCGGGCCTGAGAAATCCGATGTCCGGCACGGAGTGTTCGCCCTTGCGGGAGCGGACTTCTACCCCGAGGACTTTGAGATGCTCACCGAGGCGATGGAGGACCTTCACGTCGCCCGAGAATGCACTGTAAAGAACGACTCAATCGCGGGCCTGCGGGCGGGCGTCACTCGCCCGTACGGGGTCTGCGTGATAATGGGCAGCGGTTTCAACGGGGCGGGGATAGGCCTTGACGGCCGAGAGGTACGGTACATATCGGAGGGCTTTCTGTACGGCGACGTCGGCGGAGGGCACACCATAGCCCGGGAGGTGCTGCATCATGCCTACCGATCGTGGGACGGCCGCGGCAGGAAGACCGTTCTGGAGCAGAAGGTGCTTGAGTTCTTCGGCTACGAAGACCTGTACGAGCTTGCGCGATACCTCTACTACAACCGCGAACCGCATCAGAGGATTCCCGGACTCTGCCCGATATGCTTCGAGGCGGCCTTCGATGGAGACGAGGTCGCGAGGGAACTTATCGTGCGGTTCGGCAGAGAGGCCGGCGTCTCCGCAAACGCCCTCATCAGGAAACTGGACCTCTGCGAAGAGGAACTCGAGGTGGTTCTCGCCGGAAGCGTCTTCAAGGGCAAGGGGCCTCTGCTGATCGAGACGGTCAAGCAGACGATCTTGCCCGTCGCACCGAAGGCACGGGTGATCACGCCGAGGTACGAGCCAGTCGTCGGCGCGCTGCTGCTGGCGCTCGACGCAGCAGGGGTCGAGATCACGGGTCAGATCGAGGCGCGGCTCGATGCGACGCTGCCTGCAGAGTGCCTGCGCGAAAGACCGCCCTCGGCGGCCTGA
- a CDS encoding 6-phospho-beta-glucosidase — translation MDALKICVIGAGSTYTPELIEGFIKRRRELPATSIALMDIDKAKLKIVGGLAARMVEKAGTGARVQLVTDRRKALEGADFVVTQIRVGGIPARIRDEHIPLEFGILGQETTGPGGFAKALRTVPVMLDIARDIEKLAPDAWWINFTNPSGIMTEALLKHTKTKVIGLCNVPIGMTKSLATKLAARPEDLLLAYVGLNHLSWVTKVTVKGKDVTKEAVRKSLAGRPKEDRAWMRTYGMIPNGYLHYYYARDKVFEALMKTGKTRGDIVSEVEAALIEKYKDPNLKKKPKELEKRGGAHYSTAAVSLASAIYNDKKELHIVNTRNGSTIPCLPSECAIETNCVVDGSGAHPLAIGDVPLEIRGLLQAVKSYEELAVRAAVTGSRRTALQALVSHPLVPSYTTAKSLLDRILEANAEYLPQFRTAGR, via the coding sequence ATGGATGCGTTGAAGATCTGCGTGATCGGTGCGGGAAGCACATATACCCCGGAGCTGATCGAGGGGTTCATCAAGCGGAGGAGGGAACTGCCGGCCACGAGCATCGCTCTGATGGACATTGACAAGGCGAAGCTCAAGATCGTCGGCGGCCTTGCGGCGCGGATGGTCGAGAAGGCCGGAACCGGAGCCAGAGTGCAGCTCGTCACCGACCGCCGCAAGGCCCTGGAGGGCGCGGACTTCGTCGTGACACAGATCAGGGTCGGCGGCATACCCGCCCGCATCAGGGACGAGCACATACCGCTCGAATTCGGAATCCTCGGTCAGGAGACCACCGGTCCGGGCGGGTTCGCGAAGGCGCTCCGGACGGTCCCGGTCATGCTCGACATCGCCCGTGACATCGAGAAGCTCGCGCCGGATGCATGGTGGATCAACTTCACCAATCCGAGCGGCATCATGACCGAGGCGCTTCTCAAGCACACGAAGACCAAGGTGATCGGCCTCTGCAACGTCCCGATCGGTATGACGAAGAGCCTCGCTACGAAGCTCGCAGCTCGGCCGGAGGACCTGCTCCTCGCGTATGTCGGGCTGAACCACCTCAGCTGGGTCACGAAGGTCACGGTCAAGGGCAAGGACGTTACCAAGGAAGCCGTCAGGAAGTCGCTCGCGGGCCGGCCGAAGGAGGACCGCGCGTGGATGAGAACGTACGGTATGATCCCGAACGGATACCTGCATTACTACTACGCGAGGGACAAGGTGTTCGAAGCGCTCATGAAGACCGGGAAGACCCGCGGGGACATCGTGTCGGAAGTCGAGGCCGCTCTGATCGAGAAGTACAAGGATCCGAACTTGAAGAAGAAGCCGAAGGAGCTCGAGAAACGCGGCGGCGCCCATTACTCGACCGCCGCAGTATCCCTGGCCAGCGCGATCTACAACGACAAGAAGGAACTGCACATAGTCAACACACGGAACGGGAGCACGATTCCCTGCCTGCCGTCCGAGTGCGCGATCGAGACGAACTGCGTGGTGGACGGCTCGGGGGCGCATCCCCTGGCGATAGGAGATGTTCCACTGGAGATTCGCGGGCTGCTGCAGGCAGTGAAATCGTACGAGGAACTAGCGGTTCGGGCGGCTGTAACCGGGTCGCGGCGGACCGCCCTGCAGGCGCTGGTGTCGCACCCGCTGGTCCCGTCCTACACGACGGCGAAGTCCCTGCTGGACAGGATACTCGAGGCTAACGCTGAGTATCTGCCGCAGTTCAGGACGGCTGGAAGGTGA